The following proteins are co-located in the Merismopedia glauca CCAP 1448/3 genome:
- the yidD gene encoding membrane protein insertion efficiency factor YidD, giving the protein MPTYWLDVGMRQMALASISGYQRYLSPHKGFKCAHRVLNGGKSCSEYVKQVITQEGLIAAIPASRQRFAACHAANQILQARVMRSQVEEEETRKRRNSSASCSNNPYDRSCLVSDCIPTSYDCNAVDCGSGLDCAIPDCGDCASGLDCGTLDCGGLDCGSADCSGCGSCSW; this is encoded by the coding sequence ATGCCAACTTATTGGCTTGACGTGGGAATGCGCCAGATGGCTCTAGCTTCTATCTCTGGGTATCAACGCTATCTTTCTCCCCATAAGGGTTTTAAATGCGCTCATCGGGTGTTAAATGGCGGAAAATCTTGTTCGGAGTACGTCAAACAAGTAATTACTCAAGAAGGGTTAATAGCTGCGATTCCTGCATCCCGTCAACGCTTTGCAGCTTGTCACGCAGCTAATCAGATTTTGCAAGCTAGAGTGATGCGATCGCAAGTCGAAGAAGAAGAAACTCGCAAAAGGAGAAATTCTTCGGCTTCCTGTTCAAATAATCCATACGATCGCAGTTGTTTGGTATCTGACTGCATCCCCACTTCCTACGATTGTAATGCTGTTGACTGTGGTTCGGGATTAGATTGTGCTATTCCTGACTGTGGTGATTGTGCTTCAGGATTGGATTGCGGTACTCTCGACTGTGGTGGATTAGATTGTGGTAGTGCTGATTGCAGTGGTTGTGGTAGCTGTAGTTGGTGA
- a CDS encoding sulfate/molybdate ABC transporter ATP-binding protein: MGIVVENVSKRFGSFQAVDNVSLEIETGSLVALLGPSGSGKSTLLRLIAGLEMPDKGRILLTGQDATYQSVQERNIGFVFQHYALFKHMSVRQNIAFGLDIRQASKSKSKARVEELLELVQLTGLGDRYPSQLSGGQRQRVALARALAVEPKVLLLDEPFGALDAKVRKDLRAWLRRLHDEVHVTTVFVTHDQEEAMEVSDKLVIMNKGKVEQIGTPADIYDHPATAFVMSFIGPVNILPSTSEIFQGNGFEAVNPEMFLRPQDVVIETKPNGTTVPARVSRIIHLGWEIQAELTLDDGQLVQAHLSREKFDELHLEPQQRVYVKPKEAKSFPLYYEI, translated from the coding sequence GTGGGTATAGTAGTAGAAAACGTCTCCAAACGGTTTGGTAGCTTCCAAGCTGTAGATAACGTCAGTCTAGAAATTGAAACTGGCTCGTTAGTGGCGTTGCTTGGCCCTTCTGGATCGGGAAAATCAACCCTGCTGCGATTAATCGCGGGTTTGGAAATGCCAGATAAAGGTAGAATTCTCCTCACAGGTCAAGATGCTACTTACCAAAGCGTTCAAGAGCGCAATATCGGCTTTGTTTTTCAGCACTATGCTTTATTTAAGCACATGAGCGTGCGGCAAAATATTGCTTTTGGGTTAGATATTCGCCAAGCTTCTAAGTCTAAGAGCAAAGCCAGAGTTGAAGAACTGTTAGAATTGGTTCAACTAACAGGATTAGGCGATCGCTATCCTTCCCAATTATCTGGCGGTCAAAGACAAAGGGTAGCATTAGCAAGAGCTTTAGCCGTAGAACCCAAGGTTTTGCTATTAGATGAACCTTTTGGAGCGTTAGATGCTAAAGTGCGTAAAGACCTGCGGGCTTGGCTGAGAAGACTCCACGATGAAGTTCATGTGACCACCGTTTTCGTCACCCACGACCAAGAAGAAGCGATGGAAGTCTCTGACAAGCTGGTGATTATGAACAAGGGGAAAGTCGAACAAATTGGCACCCCAGCCGATATTTACGACCATCCAGCCACAGCTTTTGTCATGAGCTTCATTGGTCCTGTTAATATTCTTCCCAGCACTTCGGAAATATTTCAGGGTAACGGGTTTGAAGCCGTCAATCCAGAAATGTTCTTGCGTCCTCAAGACGTAGTTATCGAAACTAAACCCAATGGAACCACAGTTCCCGCTAGAGTTAGTCGAATTATTCACTTAGGTTGGGAAATTCAGGCAGAATTAACCTTAGATGATGGTCAACTAGTCCAAGCGCACTTAAGTCGAGAAAAGTTTGATGAATTACACTTAGAACCGCAACAACGGGTGTACGTCAAACCCAAAGAAGCGAAATCTTTTCCACTTTATTACGAGATTTAA
- a CDS encoding Gfo/Idh/MocA family protein codes for MSARHLDAHVQRKPILPVKVGVIGVGNMGHHHARILSLLKDVELVGVADINVERGLDIASKYKAKFFEDYRELLPFVDAVCVAVPTRMHHEVGMNCLQAGVHILIEKPIAASLAEAESLVNAAAESNCILQVGHIERFNPSFQEFSKVLKTEQLLAIEAHRMSPYSQRANDVSVVLDLMIHDIDLLLELVGSSVINLTASGSSTSNSIFLDYVTATLMFANGVVATLTSSKVTHRKIRRLVAHCQNSLTEADFLSNEILIHRQTNNHAQAERGQVLYRQDGLIEKVYTSNIEPLRAELEHFVNCVRCGNQPSVGGEQALKALRIASLIEQLALDGQVRRYAEWELQENNTPKTPSLETNGKALGVGVSRS; via the coding sequence ATGTCAGCAAGACATCTTGATGCCCATGTACAACGCAAACCTATCTTACCAGTCAAAGTTGGAGTGATAGGTGTAGGCAATATGGGACACCATCATGCCCGCATTCTCAGTTTGCTAAAAGATGTAGAATTAGTTGGCGTTGCAGACATCAATGTCGAGCGCGGTTTAGATATTGCTAGTAAATATAAAGCTAAATTTTTTGAAGACTATCGGGAACTTCTCCCCTTTGTCGATGCAGTTTGTGTAGCCGTACCTACCCGTATGCATCATGAAGTAGGAATGAACTGCTTGCAAGCTGGAGTGCATATATTAATAGAAAAGCCGATCGCCGCTAGTTTGGCTGAAGCTGAATCTTTGGTAAATGCTGCTGCTGAATCTAACTGTATCCTACAAGTAGGTCATATAGAAAGGTTTAATCCCTCCTTCCAAGAATTTAGCAAAGTCTTAAAAACTGAACAATTACTGGCGATTGAAGCTCATCGAATGAGTCCCTATTCTCAAAGAGCAAATGATGTTTCCGTCGTTTTAGATTTAATGATTCATGACATCGACTTGCTCTTAGAGTTAGTCGGTTCATCTGTAATTAACCTCACTGCTAGCGGTAGCAGTACCTCTAATTCTATTTTCCTGGATTATGTCACTGCAACTTTAATGTTTGCTAATGGTGTAGTTGCTACTCTAACCTCAAGTAAAGTCACCCATCGCAAAATTCGTCGCCTAGTAGCTCATTGTCAAAACTCTTTAACGGAAGCAGATTTTCTCAGCAATGAAATTCTGATTCACCGTCAAACGAACAATCATGCTCAAGCAGAACGTGGTCAAGTGCTGTATCGACAAGACGGTTTGATTGAAAAGGTTTATACCAGTAATATAGAACCATTACGAGCCGAATTGGAGCATTTTGTCAACTGCGTTCGTTGTGGCAATCAGCCTTCTGTCGGTGGTGAACAAGCTCTCAAAGCTTTGCGTATAGCTAGTTTAATTGAGCAATTAGCACTTGATGGGCAAGTCAGGCGCTATGCTGAGTGGGAACTCCAAGAGAATAATACCCCTAAAACTCCTAGCCTAGAAACTAATGGGAAAGCCTTGGGAGTAGGCGTTTCTAGAAGTTAA
- a CDS encoding ribulose bisphosphate carboxylase small subunit: protein MTYYISPRFLDKVAIHITKNFLELPDVKVPLILGVHGRKGEGKSFQCELVFQRMGVEVVRMSAGELESPDAGDPARLIRLRYREVAELIRVRGKMCVLLINDFDAGAGRFDGGTQYTVNTQLVHGTLMNIADHPTDVQLPGSYDATPLHRVPIILTGNDFSTLYAPLIRDGRMEKFYWEPDRADKLGIVGGIFAPDDLSPSDVERLVDTFPNQAIDFFSALRARLYDEQIRYFIHDVGIDRVSSRVVNSRDRPPEFHKPDFSLAHLVEIANLIVKEQQQVYKSRLVEEYSPHRYTVPSQNTPVAAASPTKDAATSLGTSSLLSPDIESQVREAVDSGYKLGLECADERRFKSSAWQSCDSIDTSLVAEAISAVADCLAQHPKEYIRLIAIDPHAKRRVRESIIQRPN from the coding sequence ATGACTTATTACATCTCTCCTCGATTCCTCGATAAAGTTGCTATTCATATCACCAAAAACTTTCTGGAACTCCCTGATGTTAAAGTACCCCTGATTTTGGGCGTTCACGGGCGTAAAGGTGAGGGTAAAAGTTTTCAGTGCGAATTAGTTTTTCAAAGGATGGGAGTTGAAGTAGTTCGGATGTCTGCGGGAGAATTAGAAAGCCCTGATGCAGGCGATCCAGCTAGATTAATTCGTTTGCGGTATCGAGAGGTAGCCGAATTAATCCGCGTTCGTGGCAAGATGTGTGTCTTGTTGATCAACGATTTTGATGCTGGTGCTGGGAGATTTGATGGCGGAACTCAATATACGGTCAATACCCAGCTAGTTCACGGCACGTTGATGAATATTGCCGATCATCCTACAGATGTGCAGTTACCAGGCAGTTATGATGCTACTCCTCTCCACCGCGTACCGATTATCTTGACGGGGAATGATTTTTCTACCTTGTATGCACCTCTAATTAGAGATGGTCGCATGGAAAAGTTTTATTGGGAACCAGATCGAGCAGATAAACTAGGGATAGTGGGTGGTATCTTTGCCCCTGATGATTTGTCACCCTCTGATGTCGAAAGATTAGTTGATACTTTCCCCAATCAAGCCATAGACTTTTTTAGTGCCTTGCGCGCCCGTCTCTATGATGAGCAAATTCGCTATTTTATTCATGATGTGGGTATAGATAGAGTTTCGAGTCGAGTGGTGAATAGTCGCGATCGCCCTCCAGAATTTCACAAACCAGATTTCAGTTTGGCTCATCTGGTAGAAATTGCCAATCTGATAGTAAAAGAACAGCAGCAAGTCTACAAATCCCGTTTGGTAGAAGAATATAGTCCTCATCGCTACACAGTTCCTTCTCAAAATACACCTGTTGCTGCTGCCTCACCTACCAAAGATGCCGCCACAAGTTTAGGAACTTCTTCCTTATTAAGTCCAGATATTGAATCCCAGGTGCGAGAAGCGGTCGATAGTGGCTACAAACTGGGATTAGAATGTGCTGATGAGCGACGATTTAAAAGTTCTGCTTGGCAAAGTTGCGATTCAATCGATACTAGCTTGGTAGCAGAAGCCATATCTGCTGTCGCCGATTGCTTGGCACAGCACCCAAAAGAGTATATACGTTTAATTGCGATCGATCCTCACGCTAAACGTCGCGTCAGAGAATCAATTATTCAACGCCCAAACTAG
- a CDS encoding NF038122 family metalloprotease, whose translation MLISVKSVHNSLFLTPYSARFWVSFALAATSIGTFSLSKAQALNFKFNAAPDIDPIALAGFEAAGNLWSSVLKDNVTVNINVGFQPLEEGVLGQTQSQTVDIAYSRVKAALSNDRTSQSDFTAVSNLPQDNYLTFIGTEEDGFLELDPDDPGRISRDNTTLSVNTANAKALGLITNQNGLDGEITFNSTFDFDFDRADGINSGKFDFIGIAAHEIGHALGFVSGVDLVDIASFPNGPFAPFDLDNLATFSPLDLYRYSEDSVATADTLGKPVLDLTADPADQYFSIDGGRTNLALLSTGFFNGDGYQASHWKDNSLLGTLASIGLMDPAGAPGERLQLTELDLQAFDAIGWDRVPETVPEPSTIAGSLCAGLVIARFLKRRRG comes from the coding sequence ATGTTAATATCGGTAAAATCAGTGCATAATTCTCTCTTTTTAACGCCCTATTCGGCTCGTTTTTGGGTTTCCTTTGCCTTAGCAGCTACTAGCATCGGGACTTTTAGTCTGAGCAAAGCCCAAGCTTTAAATTTCAAGTTTAATGCTGCTCCCGATATCGATCCTATAGCCTTAGCTGGATTTGAAGCGGCTGGAAATTTATGGTCTTCTGTCTTAAAAGATAATGTTACCGTTAACATCAATGTAGGTTTTCAACCTCTAGAAGAAGGAGTTCTCGGACAAACTCAAAGTCAAACCGTTGATATTGCTTATTCCAGAGTAAAAGCAGCCCTAAGCAATGACCGAACATCTCAGAGTGATTTTACTGCTGTCAGTAACTTGCCTCAAGATAACTATCTGACCTTTATCGGCACTGAAGAAGATGGATTTCTGGAATTAGATCCAGACGATCCTGGACGGATTAGCCGCGATAACACTACCTTAAGTGTCAATACCGCTAATGCCAAAGCATTAGGACTAATTACTAATCAAAATGGGTTAGATGGAGAAATCACTTTTAACAGTACCTTCGATTTTGATTTCGATCGCGCCGATGGCATCAATAGTGGTAAATTTGACTTTATTGGCATCGCAGCGCATGAAATTGGTCATGCTTTGGGGTTTGTTAGTGGAGTGGATCTAGTTGATATAGCTTCCTTTCCCAATGGACCATTTGCTCCTTTCGATTTAGATAATTTAGCTACTTTCTCGCCTTTAGATTTGTATCGTTACTCAGAAGATAGCGTCGCCACGGCAGATACTTTAGGTAAGCCAGTTTTAGATTTAACTGCCGATCCAGCCGATCAATACTTTTCTATTGATGGTGGACGCACTAATCTGGCCCTTTTGTCTACTGGATTTTTCAACGGAGATGGATATCAAGCTAGTCATTGGAAAGATAATTCTTTGTTGGGTACTCTAGCTTCGATAGGACTGATGGACCCTGCTGGCGCGCCTGGTGAGAGATTACAATTGACTGAACTAGATTTACAGGCTTTTGATGCGATAGGTTGGGATCGAGTACCTGAAACAGTACCAGAACCAAGTACGATAGCTGGTAGTTTATGTGCTGGCTTGGTTATAGCTCGCTTCCTGAAACGTCGTCGCGGTTAA
- a CDS encoding YciI family protein: MPWFAKIEEGIVEKAVFDRYVPAHKAYVQELIAKGHQARSGYWGERGGGMMLFLADSLEEAQAIVEGDPLVKNRCVKYCLHEWRVVIE; encoded by the coding sequence ATGCCTTGGTTTGCCAAAATTGAGGAAGGCATTGTTGAAAAAGCCGTTTTTGACCGATATGTTCCCGCCCACAAAGCTTATGTCCAGGAATTAATCGCTAAAGGACATCAGGCTCGTAGTGGTTACTGGGGAGAAAGAGGCGGAGGAATGATGTTGTTTTTAGCAGATTCTCTAGAGGAAGCCCAAGCCATTGTGGAAGGAGATCCTTTGGTGAAAAATAGATGTGTCAAGTATTGCCTTCACGAATGGCGTGTAGTCATTGAGTGA